From Variovorax sp. PMC12, the proteins below share one genomic window:
- a CDS encoding tripartite tricarboxylate transporter permease: protein MDIFNALMAGFAAAITPVNLLWCLVGCALGTAVGVLPGIGPAVAVAMLLPITGKVDVTASMIFFSGIYYGAMYGGSTTSILLNTPGETASMVTAMEGNKMAKSGRAGAALATAAIGSFVAGTIATVIVTLFAPFVAEFAVKLGPPEYFMLMLLAFTTVSAVLGKSTLRGMTALFVGLAAGCVGLDQISGQGRYTGGVPELLDGIEIVLVAVGLFAVAEVLYAVLYEGKVVEAQNKLSRVHMSKRDWKRSIPAWLRGTAIGTPFGCIPAGGTEIPTFLSYATEKKLAKDADAKAEFGTKGAIEGVAGPEAANNATVTAALIPLLTLGIPTSNTTAILLGAFQNYGIQPGPQLFTTSAALVWALIASLYIGNVMLLVLNLPMVGLWVKLLKIPKPQLYAGILIFATVGAYGMRQSAFDLFLLYGIGLLGVLMRRFDFPTAPVVVGMILGPLAEAQLRNAMSMGEGSAMVFLQRPMSLTLIVIVLAVLVLPRLAKRMSERKLKRLAQLDA, encoded by the coding sequence ATGGACATCTTCAACGCACTCATGGCGGGCTTCGCCGCGGCGATCACCCCCGTCAATCTGCTCTGGTGCCTGGTCGGCTGCGCCCTTGGCACGGCCGTGGGCGTGCTGCCCGGCATCGGCCCGGCGGTGGCTGTGGCCATGCTGCTGCCCATCACCGGCAAGGTCGACGTCACGGCCTCGATGATCTTCTTCTCGGGCATCTACTACGGCGCCATGTACGGCGGCTCGACCACGTCCATCCTGCTCAACACGCCCGGCGAAACCGCCAGCATGGTGACCGCGATGGAGGGCAACAAGATGGCCAAGAGCGGCAGGGCGGGCGCGGCGCTCGCCACCGCCGCCATCGGCTCCTTCGTGGCCGGCACCATCGCCACGGTGATCGTCACGCTGTTCGCGCCGTTCGTGGCCGAATTCGCGGTCAAGCTCGGCCCGCCCGAATACTTCATGCTGATGCTGCTGGCCTTCACCACGGTGAGCGCGGTGCTCGGCAAGAGCACGCTGCGCGGCATGACGGCGCTGTTCGTCGGCCTGGCCGCGGGCTGCGTCGGGCTCGACCAGATCTCGGGCCAGGGCCGCTACACCGGCGGCGTGCCCGAACTGCTCGACGGCATCGAGATCGTGCTGGTGGCCGTCGGCCTGTTCGCCGTGGCCGAGGTGCTCTACGCCGTGCTGTATGAAGGCAAGGTGGTCGAGGCCCAGAACAAGCTGAGCCGGGTGCACATGAGCAAGCGCGACTGGAAGCGCTCGATTCCCGCGTGGCTGCGCGGCACCGCCATCGGCACGCCTTTCGGCTGCATTCCCGCCGGCGGCACCGAGATTCCGACCTTCCTGAGCTACGCGACCGAAAAGAAGCTGGCCAAGGACGCGGACGCCAAGGCCGAGTTCGGCACCAAGGGCGCCATCGAAGGCGTGGCCGGCCCCGAGGCCGCCAACAACGCCACGGTGACCGCCGCGCTGATTCCGCTGCTCACGCTGGGCATTCCCACCTCCAACACCACCGCCATCCTGCTGGGCGCGTTCCAGAACTACGGCATCCAGCCGGGCCCGCAGCTGTTCACCACCTCGGCCGCGCTGGTGTGGGCGCTGATCGCGTCGCTGTACATCGGCAACGTGATGCTGCTGGTGCTGAACCTGCCGATGGTCGGCCTGTGGGTCAAGCTGCTGAAGATTCCGAAGCCCCAGCTCTACGCCGGCATCCTGATCTTCGCCACCGTGGGTGCCTACGGCATGCGCCAGAGCGCGTTCGACCTGTTCCTGCTCTACGGCATCGGCCTCTTGGGCGTGCTGATGCGGCGCTTCGACTTCCCGACCGCGCCGGTGGTGGTCGGCATGATCCTCGGCCCGCTTGCCGAAGCGCAGCTGCGCAACGCGATGTCGATGGGCGAGGGCAGCGCGATGGTGTTCCTGCAGCGTCCGATGTCGCTGACGCTGATCGTCATCGTGCTGGCCGTGCTGGTGCTGCCGCGGCTTGCCAAGCGCATGAGCGAACGCAAGCTGAAGCGGCTGGCGCAGTTGGACGCCTGA
- a CDS encoding tripartite tricarboxylate transporter TctB family protein, translating into MTTPDSSAPPQSAATWPQTLVGAGVLLTGLALAFGAIGISSEAGYGGVGPNFLPWLVSVVLVLCGAWIVWEARTGGFRELDAPSGAEHAYWPGFIWVSAGLLLNAALITTLGFIISCTLCYVLAVQGLRRASGQGGVNSPRTWATDLLAGVLISAPVFWTFTQFLAINLPGLTSTGWL; encoded by the coding sequence ATGACAACTCCAGACTCCTCGGCCCCGCCGCAATCCGCGGCCACGTGGCCGCAAACCCTGGTCGGCGCCGGCGTGCTGCTGACCGGCCTCGCGCTGGCGTTCGGCGCGATCGGCATTTCCTCCGAAGCCGGCTACGGCGGCGTCGGCCCCAACTTCCTGCCCTGGCTGGTGTCGGTGGTGCTGGTGCTGTGCGGCGCCTGGATCGTGTGGGAGGCGCGCACCGGCGGCTTCCGCGAACTCGACGCGCCCTCGGGTGCCGAGCACGCCTACTGGCCGGGCTTCATCTGGGTGTCGGCAGGGCTGCTGCTCAACGCCGCGCTCATCACCACGCTCGGCTTCATCATCAGCTGCACGCTGTGCTACGTGCTGGCGGTGCAGGGCCTGCGCCGCGCGAGCGGGCAGGGCGGCGTGAATTCGCCGCGCACCTGGGCGACCGACCTGCTGGCCGGCGTGCTCATCTCGGCGCCGGTGTTCTGGACCTTCACGCAATTCCTGGCCATCAACCTGCCCGGCCTCACTTCGACTGGCTGGCTCTGA
- a CDS encoding Bug family tripartite tricarboxylate transporter substrate binding protein, with translation MRRDTFLKSLAALAAAGALPLSARAAANVKMMIPANPGGGWDTTGRALGKALTDAKVADTVTYDNKGGAAGALGLAQFVNGSKGDANALMVMGSVMLGGIITGKPPVNLSQATPIARLTTEYNVFVLPSNSPFKTMKDVVEQLKKDPGSVKWGGGSRGSTEHIAAAMIAQKVGADPSKINYVAFRGGGEATAAVLGGNVTIGGSGYSEFAEYIAAGKMKAIAVTSAQRLPGIDVPTLKEQGIDVEIGNWRGVYGAPGISADQRKALTDMVLAAMKSASWAESLKKNDWTPAVLSGEAFTKFVDDDFASLRAIMTKSGMV, from the coding sequence ATGCGTCGCGACACCTTTCTGAAGTCATTGGCCGCGCTGGCCGCCGCCGGTGCCCTGCCACTGTCCGCCCGGGCCGCGGCCAACGTCAAGATGATGATCCCGGCCAACCCCGGCGGCGGCTGGGACACCACCGGCCGCGCCCTGGGCAAGGCGCTGACCGACGCCAAGGTGGCCGACACCGTCACCTATGACAACAAGGGCGGTGCCGCCGGCGCGCTGGGCCTGGCCCAGTTCGTGAACGGTTCCAAGGGCGACGCCAACGCGCTGATGGTCATGGGCTCGGTCATGCTGGGCGGCATCATCACCGGCAAGCCGCCGGTCAACCTGTCGCAGGCCACGCCCATCGCGCGCCTGACCACCGAATACAACGTGTTCGTGCTGCCGTCGAACTCGCCGTTCAAGACCATGAAGGACGTGGTCGAGCAGCTCAAGAAGGACCCGGGCAGCGTCAAGTGGGGCGGTGGTTCGCGCGGCTCCACCGAGCACATCGCCGCGGCCATGATCGCGCAGAAGGTCGGTGCCGACCCCTCGAAGATCAACTACGTGGCCTTCCGCGGAGGCGGCGAGGCCACCGCCGCCGTGCTGGGCGGCAACGTCACCATCGGCGGCAGCGGCTACAGCGAGTTCGCCGAATACATCGCGGCCGGCAAGATGAAGGCCATTGCCGTCACCTCGGCCCAGCGCCTGCCGGGCATCGACGTGCCCACGCTGAAGGAACAGGGCATCGACGTGGAAATCGGCAACTGGCGCGGCGTGTACGGCGCGCCCGGCATCTCCGCCGACCAGCGCAAGGCGCTGACCGACATGGTGCTGGCCGCCATGAAGAGCGCGTCCTGGGCCGAATCGCTCAAGAAGAACGACTGGACGCCCGCCGTGCTGTCGGGCGAAGCCTTCACGAAGTTCGTCGACGACGACTTCGCGAGCCTGCGCGCGATCATGACCAAGTCCGGCATGGTCTGA
- a CDS encoding response regulator transcription factor, which translates to MKLLLVEDDPSMQITLQRTLGRQRIDVRVCGDGAEAVAMWRALEPDVVALDLSLPNLDGLQVLAQARAEGLRTPVLLLTARGTVGDRIMGLNAGADDYLPKPFDLDELEARIRALRRRSHGVMTDMGLNPQQIGGLRFEPANGAIYNRADLLELTPRELALLKALMMKPGHAVTKERLFELVFPGETEVQYEAIEVVVYRLRKKLVGTGAVLMTMRGLGYLLRPEA; encoded by the coding sequence ATGAAGCTGCTGCTGGTCGAAGACGACCCCTCGATGCAAATCACCCTGCAGCGCACCCTCGGGCGCCAGCGGATCGACGTGCGCGTCTGCGGCGACGGCGCCGAGGCCGTCGCCATGTGGCGCGCCCTGGAGCCCGACGTGGTGGCGCTCGACCTGAGCCTGCCCAACCTCGACGGCCTGCAGGTGCTGGCCCAGGCCCGGGCCGAGGGGCTGCGCACGCCGGTCCTGCTGCTGACGGCGCGCGGCACCGTCGGCGACCGCATCATGGGCCTGAATGCCGGCGCGGACGACTACCTGCCCAAGCCCTTCGACCTCGACGAACTGGAAGCGCGCATCCGTGCGCTGCGCCGCCGCAGCCATGGCGTGATGACCGACATGGGGCTGAACCCCCAGCAGATCGGCGGGCTGCGCTTCGAGCCCGCGAACGGCGCCATCTACAACCGCGCGGATCTGCTCGAACTGACCCCGCGCGAACTGGCGCTGCTGAAGGCGCTGATGATGAAACCGGGCCACGCCGTCACCAAGGAGCGCCTGTTCGAGCTGGTGTTCCCCGGCGAGACCGAGGTGCAGTACGAGGCCATCGAGGTGGTGGTCTACCGCCTGCGCAAGAAGCTGGTGGGCACCGGCGCCGTGCTCATGACGATGCGCGGGCTGGGCTACCTCTTGCGACCGGAAGCATGA
- a CDS encoding sensor histidine kinase yields MRHISSLRARLLLGILAPIAVFIVINSVSLYRQSLAAATTAYDRTLLASAKTIGEQLDVEGYDQMARLRAIVPYSALEAFEADNRSRLFYRVSALDGEMISGFAELPFWRGRIPDRSAYAALVDFYDAQFRNQPVRVAVLLQPVASARGRGMAVVQVAETLEIRETLARKLLVDTLWRQFLLMGVIALATLFVVQRATRPVRELGEAIEKRAADDLSPIDAPDAPRELRPLIDATTEVMGRLQRLLDHQKRFVRDSAHQLRTPLAVLKAQVQSARRGDVAPEQALGEISQTVERATTLANQMLSLAKVEQLRQQPESVALDLGAIVRQIALDLSPLVADKALDFELAIDAPVVVRAHQWMLQELTRNLLHNAIKLSPAGAALLVSVRAQADEAVLTVRDEGPGISPELRQRLFAPFSAGSASSGSGLGLAICREIVLALDGRIALDNRVAPATSDGAARVVGLDAVVHLPLWRHNS; encoded by the coding sequence ATGAGGCACATTTCCTCGCTTCGCGCGCGGCTGCTGCTCGGCATCCTCGCGCCGATCGCCGTGTTCATCGTGATCAACAGCGTGAGCCTGTACCGCCAGAGCCTGGCTGCCGCCACCACCGCCTACGACCGCACGCTGCTGGCGTCCGCCAAGACCATCGGCGAGCAGCTCGACGTGGAAGGCTACGACCAGATGGCGCGGCTGCGCGCGATCGTGCCCTACTCCGCGCTCGAGGCCTTCGAGGCCGACAACCGCAGCCGGCTCTTCTACCGCGTGTCGGCGCTCGACGGCGAGATGATCTCGGGCTTTGCCGAGCTGCCGTTCTGGCGCGGGCGCATTCCGGACCGCAGCGCCTACGCGGCGCTGGTCGATTTCTACGACGCCCAGTTCCGCAACCAGCCGGTGCGCGTGGCGGTGCTGCTGCAGCCGGTGGCCAGCGCGCGTGGCCGCGGCATGGCGGTGGTTCAGGTGGCCGAGACGCTGGAGATCCGCGAGACGCTGGCGCGCAAGCTGCTGGTCGACACGCTGTGGCGGCAGTTCCTGCTGATGGGCGTGATCGCGCTGGCGACGCTGTTCGTGGTGCAACGCGCCACGCGCCCGGTGCGCGAGCTGGGCGAAGCCATCGAGAAACGCGCGGCCGACGACCTCTCGCCCATCGACGCGCCCGACGCCCCGCGCGAACTGCGCCCGCTGATCGACGCCACCACCGAAGTCATGGGCCGCCTGCAGCGGCTGCTGGACCATCAGAAGCGCTTCGTGCGCGACAGCGCGCACCAGTTGCGCACGCCGCTGGCGGTGCTCAAGGCGCAGGTGCAATCGGCGCGGCGCGGCGACGTGGCACCGGAGCAGGCGCTCGGTGAAATCAGCCAGACCGTGGAGCGCGCCACCACGCTGGCCAACCAGATGCTGTCGCTCGCCAAGGTCGAGCAATTGCGCCAGCAGCCGGAATCGGTGGCGCTCGACCTGGGCGCCATCGTGCGGCAGATCGCGCTCGACCTGTCGCCGCTGGTGGCCGACAAGGCACTCGACTTCGAGCTGGCCATCGACGCGCCGGTGGTGGTGCGGGCCCACCAGTGGATGCTGCAGGAGCTCACGCGCAACCTGCTGCACAACGCCATCAAGCTGAGCCCGGCTGGCGCGGCGCTGCTGGTCTCGGTGCGTGCGCAGGCCGACGAGGCCGTGCTCACCGTGCGCGACGAAGGCCCGGGCATCTCGCCGGAGCTGCGCCAGCGGCTGTTCGCTCCGTTTTCGGCGGGCAGCGCGTCGAGCGGCTCGGGGCTGGGGCTGGCGATCTGCCGCGAGATCGTGCTGGCGCTGGACGGTCGCATCGCGCTCGACAACCGTGTCGCGCCCGCCACGTCGGACGGCGCCGCACGCGTGGTCGGGCTGGATGCGGTCGTGCACCTGCCGCTGTGGCGGCACAATTCCTGA
- a CDS encoding RNA-binding S4 domain-containing protein, with protein MERLRIDKWLWAARFFKTRSLAAEEIGKNRVQVNGDVAKASREVKAGDTVAMRLGTLTRTVTVRGLSGQRGPAPVAQQLYEETPESIAAQAAFRELRRMGSEPALAIEQGRPTKRDRRELDGAVRHAEWDSRWSASIDADDTER; from the coding sequence ATGGAACGTCTGCGCATCGACAAATGGCTCTGGGCCGCACGCTTCTTCAAGACGCGCTCGCTGGCCGCGGAGGAAATCGGCAAGAACCGCGTGCAGGTGAACGGCGACGTCGCCAAGGCCTCGCGCGAGGTGAAGGCCGGTGACACGGTCGCCATGCGGCTGGGCACGCTCACGCGAACGGTCACGGTGCGCGGCCTCAGCGGGCAGCGCGGGCCGGCGCCGGTGGCGCAGCAGCTCTACGAGGAAACGCCCGAGAGCATCGCCGCCCAGGCCGCCTTCCGAGAACTGCGCCGCATGGGCAGCGAGCCGGCCCTGGCCATCGAACAGGGCCGGCCCACCAAGCGCGACCGGCGCGAACTCGACGGCGCGGTGCGGCACGCCGAATGGGACAGCCGCTGGAGCGCATCGATCGACGCGGACGACACGGAACGCTGA
- a CDS encoding polyphosphate kinase 2 family protein gives MASFKKYRVGDKFKLSHIDPDDTPFCEGDEASQRAEVDALAVELDELQDLLHAEGRRKLLVVLQGMDTSGKDGTVRWVFSRTSPLGVRVTAFKAPNDEERAHDYLWRCHAAVPRTGEIMVWNRSHYEDVLVPVVEGWIDKAEAKRRYAQINDFERLLTETGTVVIKCMLHIDKDEQRERLQARIDTPGKQWKFSMDDLRVRTKWNAYQQAYQSALGATSTEHAPWHVIPANSKRHRNVMVAQLLVKTMRQMKLKPPPPDPALKGMIIK, from the coding sequence ATGGCCAGCTTCAAGAAATACCGCGTCGGCGACAAGTTCAAGCTATCGCACATCGACCCCGACGACACGCCCTTCTGCGAAGGTGACGAAGCCTCGCAGCGCGCGGAAGTCGACGCGCTCGCCGTCGAGCTCGACGAACTGCAGGACCTGCTGCACGCCGAGGGCCGGCGCAAGCTGCTGGTGGTGCTGCAGGGCATGGACACCAGCGGCAAGGACGGCACGGTGCGCTGGGTGTTCTCGCGGACCTCGCCGCTGGGCGTGCGCGTGACGGCCTTCAAGGCGCCCAACGACGAGGAGCGCGCGCACGACTACCTCTGGCGCTGCCATGCAGCAGTGCCGCGCACCGGCGAGATCATGGTGTGGAACCGCAGCCACTACGAAGACGTGCTCGTTCCGGTGGTCGAAGGCTGGATCGACAAGGCGGAAGCCAAGCGCCGCTACGCGCAGATCAACGACTTCGAGCGGCTGCTCACGGAGACCGGCACGGTCGTCATCAAGTGCATGCTGCACATCGACAAGGACGAGCAGCGCGAGCGCCTGCAGGCGCGCATCGACACGCCCGGCAAGCAATGGAAGTTCAGCATGGACGACCTGCGGGTGCGCACCAAGTGGAACGCCTACCAGCAGGCCTACCAGAGCGCCCTGGGCGCCACCTCGACCGAGCATGCCCCCTGGCACGTGATACCCGCCAACAGCAAGCGCCACCGCAACGTGATGGTCGCCCAACTGCTGGTGAAGACGATGCGGCAGATGAAGCTCAAGCCGCCGCCGCCGGACCCGGCGCTCAAGGGCATGATCATCAAATAA
- a CDS encoding DUF3592 domain-containing protein, giving the protein MKFETFAKYLFALIGVALLGLCGYLAFGKLSFIASADRVQGQVVELQHVRSSNKNNTDGTWRPLVRFRAPSGALIDFTTSSSSGTPRYEAGESVQVYAQPSNPANVMLDDAFELWGGPAMAGIIGGVFLLFAEILRRIQRDQEPGT; this is encoded by the coding sequence ATGAAGTTCGAGACATTCGCCAAGTACCTTTTCGCGCTCATCGGCGTCGCCCTGCTCGGGCTGTGCGGCTACCTGGCCTTCGGCAAGCTGAGCTTCATTGCCTCCGCCGACCGCGTCCAGGGCCAGGTGGTGGAACTCCAGCACGTGCGCAGCAGCAACAAGAACAATACCGACGGCACCTGGCGGCCGCTGGTGCGTTTCAGGGCACCGTCGGGCGCGCTGATCGACTTCACCACCTCGAGCAGTAGCGGAACGCCGCGCTACGAGGCCGGCGAGAGCGTGCAGGTCTATGCCCAGCCCTCGAACCCGGCCAACGTGATGCTCGACGACGCATTCGAACTGTGGGGCGGACCGGCCATGGCAGGCATCATCGGGGGAGTCTTTCTGCTGTTCGCGGAAATCCTGCGGCGCATCCAGCGCGACCAGGAACCGGGAACCTGA
- a CDS encoding c-type cytochrome — protein sequence MHLLPAWLMLAAITATAQTPPADLARKNGCLSCHGLVHKQVGPGFAQIAERYRNDADAPARLAGKIRDGSVGTWGRVIMPRQAHVTENDARALAQWVLSQPAPR from the coding sequence ATGCATCTCCTTCCCGCCTGGCTCATGCTTGCGGCGATCACCGCCACGGCCCAGACGCCGCCCGCCGACCTGGCCCGCAAGAACGGCTGCCTGTCGTGCCACGGGCTGGTCCACAAGCAGGTGGGCCCGGGTTTCGCACAGATTGCCGAGCGCTACCGCAACGATGCCGACGCACCCGCCCGGCTGGCCGGCAAGATCCGCGATGGCAGCGTCGGCACCTGGGGCCGCGTCATCATGCCGCGGCAGGCCCACGTGACGGAAAACGATGCACGGGCGCTGGCCCAATGGGTGCTGTCCCAGCCTGCGCCTCGCTGA
- a CDS encoding sensor histidine kinase: MTLLAVIGAFFGGMSGLQQSRAALHLERADWQVEDTSGFSTPPPRQQASDLPDAWNPIRLPLALPIALLRQADGDATVGTPSAARPTRITWLRVSTRHLPSSNGPLALYGARIKTDGTIAVYADGRLVHRAQQLGPLWNSTRTPLWVELDRGPASTPPQEILIRLEHSRNTQVAVSSLWLGPVETLRGRHGLRQWLQQELPAMLSASFLAVGVFALFVWFRRPGETGYLLFFNLSATSFMRGLHFYVGQPIANDWFAWLTVNSLFWLVLVVHFFLRQLHQRPLRWLTWAVVLATTAVGVLTMPGLNLVQNTPRVTPLIYAVAALMGAAVCLVGGVSAWRRSTEGRLVAAGIGICVLLGITDWLLQNNFISPEGWYLGAYTNAVTFSVFGVLMYRRYVYAIGAVEQLNDSLAERLRKREADLELSHQRLRDVERLRTISDERQRLMQDMHDGLGSSLISAIRSVEGGGMSDEKISQILKSCLDDLKLTLDSLEPVEADLLLLLATLRYRLEPRLEGTGVSLRWEVQELPALEWLDPSSALHILRIVQESISNILRHTRATEIRVETALDGAGVRVTIEDNGQGFDVDKVLSSPSGRGLQNQRRRARSIQGTISWESRPTGTRFMLWLPLAREAVAA, translated from the coding sequence ATGACGCTGCTGGCCGTCATCGGCGCCTTCTTCGGCGGGATGTCCGGCCTGCAGCAGTCCAGGGCCGCGCTTCACCTGGAGCGCGCCGACTGGCAGGTCGAGGACACCTCGGGCTTCAGCACGCCGCCCCCGCGGCAGCAGGCAAGCGACCTGCCGGATGCCTGGAACCCGATCCGGCTGCCGCTGGCCCTGCCCATCGCGCTGCTGCGCCAGGCCGATGGCGACGCCACCGTCGGCACGCCCAGCGCGGCCCGCCCGACGCGCATCACCTGGCTGCGAGTCTCCACGCGCCACCTGCCTTCCTCCAACGGCCCCCTGGCGCTGTACGGCGCCCGCATCAAGACCGACGGCACCATTGCCGTCTACGCCGACGGCCGCCTGGTGCACCGCGCCCAACAACTGGGCCCGCTGTGGAACAGCACGCGCACGCCGCTGTGGGTCGAGCTGGACCGCGGCCCCGCCAGTACGCCGCCGCAGGAGATCCTCATCCGCCTGGAGCACTCGCGCAACACGCAGGTGGCGGTGTCCTCGCTGTGGCTCGGCCCCGTCGAAACGCTGCGGGGCCGCCACGGCCTGCGCCAGTGGCTGCAGCAGGAGCTGCCGGCGATGCTCAGCGCCTCCTTCCTGGCCGTGGGCGTCTTCGCGCTCTTCGTCTGGTTCAGGCGCCCCGGCGAAACCGGCTACCTGCTGTTCTTTAACCTGTCGGCCACCTCCTTCATGCGCGGCCTGCATTTCTACGTGGGCCAGCCGATCGCCAACGACTGGTTCGCGTGGCTGACCGTCAATTCGCTGTTCTGGCTGGTGCTGGTGGTGCATTTCTTCCTGCGGCAGCTGCACCAGCGCCCGCTCAGGTGGCTGACCTGGGCCGTGGTGCTGGCCACCACCGCGGTCGGCGTGCTGACCATGCCGGGGCTGAACCTGGTGCAGAACACCCCGCGCGTGACGCCGCTGATCTATGCCGTGGCGGCCCTCATGGGCGCGGCCGTGTGCCTGGTCGGCGGCGTCAGCGCGTGGCGCCGCTCCACCGAGGGCCGGCTGGTGGCTGCAGGCATCGGCATCTGCGTGCTGCTGGGCATCACCGACTGGCTGCTGCAGAACAATTTCATCAGCCCCGAGGGCTGGTACCTGGGCGCCTACACCAACGCCGTGACCTTCAGCGTGTTCGGCGTGCTGATGTACCGGCGCTACGTGTATGCCATCGGCGCCGTGGAGCAACTGAACGACAGCCTTGCCGAGCGGCTGCGCAAGCGCGAGGCCGACCTGGAGCTGAGCCACCAGCGGCTGCGAGACGTCGAGCGCCTGCGCACCATCAGCGACGAGCGCCAGCGCCTGATGCAGGACATGCACGACGGCCTGGGCTCCTCGTTGATCAGCGCGATCCGCTCGGTCGAGGGTGGCGGCATGAGCGACGAAAAGATCTCGCAGATCCTCAAGAGCTGCCTCGACGACCTGAAGCTCACGCTCGATTCGCTGGAGCCGGTGGAAGCCGACCTGCTGCTGCTGCTCGCCACCCTGCGCTACCGCCTGGAGCCGCGGCTCGAAGGCACCGGCGTGTCGCTGCGCTGGGAAGTGCAGGAGCTGCCCGCCCTTGAATGGCTCGACCCGTCGAGCGCGCTGCACATACTGCGCATCGTGCAGGAGAGCATCTCGAACATCCTTCGCCACACCCGCGCGACCGAAATCCGTGTCGAGACCGCGCTGGACGGTGCCGGCGTTCGCGTGACGATCGAAGACAACGGGCAGGGTTTCGACGTCGACAAGGTGCTGTCCTCGCCTTCCGGCCGGGGTCTGCAGAACCAGCGGCGGCGGGCGCGGTCGATCCAGGGCACCATCAGCTGGGAATCGCGCCCGACGGGCACGCGCTTCATGCTGTGGCTGCCGCTGGCGCGCGAGGCCGTTGCGGCCTGA
- a CDS encoding GNAT family N-acetyltransferase, giving the protein MTLSSTVHDNPAKHRFEYESQGERAVAIYSLEGDVITFIHTLVPEALQGQGIAKQLVLAGLASARERGLRVIAQCPVFAAYMRSHPETHDLLAEEGRSLLGL; this is encoded by the coding sequence ATGACCCTTTCCAGCACGGTTCACGACAACCCCGCGAAGCATCGATTCGAATACGAATCGCAGGGGGAGCGCGCGGTGGCCATCTACTCGCTCGAGGGCGACGTCATTACCTTCATCCACACGCTGGTGCCTGAAGCGCTGCAGGGCCAGGGCATCGCGAAGCAACTGGTGCTGGCAGGGTTGGCATCGGCGCGCGAACGCGGGCTGCGCGTGATTGCGCAGTGCCCGGTGTTCGCCGCGTACATGCGGTCGCACCCGGAAACGCACGACCTGCTGGCCGAAGAGGGGCGCAGTCTGCTCGGGCTCTGA
- a CDS encoding alpha/beta fold hydrolase, translating to MTTLTLRDGTELYYKDWGSGQPILFSHGWPLSADMWDAQMLFFAERGYRAIAFDRRGFGRSSQPWTGYDYDTFADDIAELIEKLDLKDVILAGFSMGGGDVTRYIARKGSSRIAKLALISAVTPLFMKTADHPVGPDASLFAGIRAGLAADRPQFLDDFSTVFYGTNRPGAKVSQGVFKQTLQIALQASLKATIDCVTAFSETDFRPDMAKIDVPTLVIHGDDDQVVPFEATGKLAAEMIKDSQLKVYAGAPHATCNTHADQVNADLLAFVKG from the coding sequence ATGACCACACTCACCCTGCGCGACGGCACCGAGCTCTACTACAAGGACTGGGGCTCGGGCCAGCCCATTCTCTTCAGCCATGGCTGGCCTCTCAGCGCCGACATGTGGGACGCCCAGATGCTGTTCTTCGCGGAACGCGGCTACCGCGCCATCGCGTTCGACCGCCGCGGCTTCGGCCGTTCGAGCCAGCCGTGGACGGGCTACGACTACGACACCTTCGCCGACGACATCGCCGAGCTGATCGAGAAGCTGGACCTGAAGGACGTGATCCTCGCGGGCTTCTCCATGGGCGGCGGCGACGTCACGCGCTACATCGCACGCAAGGGCTCGTCGCGCATCGCCAAGCTGGCGCTCATCAGCGCCGTGACGCCGCTGTTCATGAAGACGGCCGACCACCCCGTGGGCCCCGACGCCTCGCTTTTCGCTGGCATCCGCGCCGGTCTGGCGGCCGATCGCCCGCAGTTCCTCGACGACTTCAGCACGGTCTTCTACGGCACCAACCGCCCCGGCGCCAAGGTGTCGCAGGGCGTGTTCAAGCAGACGCTGCAGATCGCGCTGCAAGCCTCGCTCAAGGCCACCATCGACTGCGTGACCGCGTTCTCGGAAACCGACTTCCGCCCCGACATGGCGAAGATCGACGTGCCCACGCTGGTGATCCACGGCGACGACGACCAGGTCGTGCCCTTCGAGGCCACGGGCAAGCTCGCGGCCGAGATGATCAAGGACAGCCAGCTCAAGGTCTATGCCGGCGCGCCGCACGCCACCTGCAACACGCACGCCGACCAGGTGAACGCCGACCTGCTGGCGTTCGTCAAGGGCTGA